Proteins encoded within one genomic window of Brassica rapa cultivar Chiifu-401-42 chromosome A09, CAAS_Brap_v3.01, whole genome shotgun sequence:
- the LOC103836894 gene encoding protein BPS1, chloroplastic, which produces MFFSCGNPFKALFPKKNNACMSSHLVSLLNNFETSLRVSIAELVPKDDDKNGFITVSWMIQAMHSLCEIHQCISTLMTTDVDLPVSDMEESMYADISSKLLEVCNAFTSELARLNHGNMLLKFAFSDPDEVSLSHIDCWRQHMASKNPRIENCGEVLSNLVESMSDDHDLHGLKKKVNKKKKKQYEEEKLLMRALYGVKATTLYIFSVFAAAFSGSSENILYINIRKEMKEDEEEVPWEKAFMELQNVIMNTFLSNRFMVIKDVKAVESGVEMVYAAVQEGSVPNSLMVEPLKQSVMILSERFDHVSKETSFLFDTVNSARDALFERLRTKYEYELAESNVAECR; this is translated from the coding sequence ATGTTCTTTAGCTGTGGAAACCCATTCAAGGCTCTGTTTCCAAAGAAGAACAATGCATGCATGTCCTCACATCTTGTCTCTCTATTGAACAACTTCGAGACAAGTTTGAGGGTATCGATTGCAGAACTTGTACCAAAGGATGATGATAAGAATGGTTTTATCACTGTTTCTTGGATGATTCAAGCAATGCACTCTCTTTGTGAGATACACCAGTGTATCTCGACACTCATGACCACAGATGTAGACCTTCCTGTATCCGACATGGAAGAAAGTATGTACGCTGACATCAGTTCGAAGCTGCTTGAAGTCTGCAACGCCTTCACCTCGGAGCTGGCCCGGCTTAACCACGGAAACATGTTACTCAAGTTTGCTTTTAGTGATCCTGATGAGGTTTCTTTATCGCATATCGACTGTTGGAGGCAGCACATGGCTTCCAAGAACCCTAGAATCGAAAACTGCGGTGAGGTTTTGAGTAATCTTGTTGAATCCATGAGTGATGATCATGATCTTCATGGTCTCAAAAAGAAGgtgaataagaagaagaagaaacaatacgaagaagaaaaacttctcATGCGAGCCCTATATGGTGTTAAGGCCACGACTTTATACATATTCAGCGTGTTTGCTGCAGCGTTTTCTGGTTCTTCCGagaatattttgtatataaacattCGAAAGGAGATGAAGGAGGACGAGGAGGAGGTTCCATGGGAAAAAGCATTCATGGAACTGCAGAACGTGATCATGAACACGTTCTTATCGAACAGATTCATGGTTATAAAAGATGTTAAGGCTGTTGAATCTGGTGTGGAGATGGTTTACGCGGCGGTTCAAGAAGGCTCAGTTCCTAATTCGTTGATGGTGGAGCCACTGAAGCAATCAGTGATGATACTTTCAGAAAGGTTTGATCATGTCTCCAAGGAAACGAGTTTCTTGTTCGATACCGTGAACTCCGCTCGAGACGCATTGTTCGAGAGGCTCAGAACCAAATACGAATATGAGTTAGCTGAGAGTAACGTTGCTGAATGCCGATGA
- the LOC103836895 gene encoding protein BPS1, chloroplastic, whose product MRCFFSCVNPLKAQFPKKNNACISPPLLSLLNNFETSLRLSITKLILKDDDKNAFLTVSWMIQAMRSLCETHQSIKTLVTDLNLLVSHTEESLMYAYSDISSKLLQLCDAFILELDRINHVNLLLKLAFSNAEEFSLSQFNCWRQLMASKNPSIENCGEVLSSLVESMNRYHRLYKKKQSEKVKVFMRALYGVMVKTLYICSVFAAAFSGSSKNILYLTIPKEMEEVPWEQAFMELQNMINREIKNTLFSDKFTGIKDIQAVESGAEKLYAEVQKKLAPNMLMAELLKRSVIEIPERFDIISNETRCLRETMISAREALFKRGWNKI is encoded by the coding sequence ATGAGGTGTTTCTTTAGCTGTGTAAACCCATTGAAGGCTCAGTTTCCAAAGAAGAACAATGCATGCATATCCCCACCTCTTCTCTCTCTACTGAATAACTTCGAGACAAGTTTGAGGCTATCGATTACAAAACTTATACTAAAGGATGATGATAAGAATGCTTTTCTCACTGTTTCTTGGATGATTCAAGCAATGCGCTCTCTTTGTGAGACACACCAGAGTATCAAGACACTCGTGACCGATCTAAACCTTCTTGTATCCCACACGGAAGAAAGTTTGATGTATGCGTACTCCGACATTAGCTCGAAGCTGCTTCAACTCTGCGACGCCTTCATCTTAGAGCTGGACCGTATCAACCACGTAAACTTGTTACTCAAGCTTGCTTTTAGTAATGCTGAGGAATTTTCTCTATCGCAGTTCAACTGTTGGAGGCAGCTCATGGCTTCCAAGAACCCTAGTATCGAAAACTGCGGTGAGGTTTTGAGTAGTCTTGTTGAATCCATGAATCGTTATCATCGTCTCTACAAGAAGAAACAATCTGAAAAAGTAAAAGTCTTCATGCGAGCTCTATATGGTGTAATGGTCAAGACCTTATACATATGCAGCGTGTTTGCTGCAGCGTTCTCTGGTTCTTCCAAGAATATATTGTATCTAACCATTCCAAAGGAGATGGAGGAGGTTCCATGGGAACAAGCATTCATGGAACTTCAGAACATGATCAATCGGGAGATCAAGAACACGTTGTTTTCAGATAAATTCACGGGTATAAAAGATATTCAGGCTGTTGAATCTGGTGCGGAGAAGCTTTACGCAGAGGTCCAAAAAAAGCTAGCTCCTAATATGTTGATGGCGGAGTTACTGAAGCGATCAGTGATTGAAATTCCAGAAAGGTTTGATATTATCTCCAACGAAACGCGTTGTTTGCGGGAGACAATGATCTCTGCTCGAGAAGCATTGTTCAAGAGGGGTTGGAACAAAATATGA